In the Campylobacter concisus ATCC 51562 genome, TGCGTTGGATTCGAACCAACGGCCCCCTCATTAAAAGTGAGATGCTCTACCGACTGAGCTAGCAAGACATATGCTTAAAAAAGAATTGAGATTATACAAAAAACATTATTACATGTCAAGAAAAGGATGTTTAAAATTTGTTTTTAGCTAACATGGTTACATGGTTAGGTTGGTTTGGCATCAATAAGTTTTCAAAATAAAATATATTATAAAGCCCACTTGCAAGATATGCAGACACCAAATGGATGAATATTGGATTTATTTAATAAAATTTATTTAAATTTAAGTATCTTGTCTTTTAGCCTCATGTGAGCAGCTATTGCTATACGATAGATGATGCGTGATTCGTGGTAAAAATTGTGAATAATATGGATCAACGATATTGATTGTATATATATGGCTAAATAAATTATTTTGAACTGATAAATTGATGCTATAGAGTTATTTAAAGACAGCATATATTTGAGATATCCACCTGAATAAATTCTAATTGTCTCGTGTAAGTTAAACCAAAATTATAGATAGTACTTGAAAAATATTTTAAACTACAGTCAATAAATAAAAATCTATAAGAACATGAATCTAAGATATTTAAGATTAGGATTAAACCCCGTTAATAGGGGCTTAATAGTTTAATAATTATAGTCCATCAAAAGGATTTGAAACTACATCTTTGCGATCTACTATGTAAGGTATAATAGCTGCATGACGAGCTCTTTTGATCGCTTTTTCTACCATCTCTTGGTGTCTTTTTGATGTGCCAGTTAAACGTCTTGGCATTATTTTAAATCTCTCTGATAAACAATACTTTAAAAGAGAAGTATCTTTATAATCTATAAAATCAATTTTTGCTTCTGTAAATTTGCAATATTTACGTGAATATTTTCTTTTTTCTGCCATTTTCTATCCTTTAAATTAAAACGGTATTTCGTTGTCGCCATCAAAATTATCGGCGTCAATGTTTATATCAGGGATTTTTTCCTCATAGTACTCTTCTTGTACTTTTTTATTTTGTGGTTGCATTTGCTGTCTTTGTGGTGCTGAATTTTGATATCCACCATTGCCATAGCTATTAGTTGAACCATTATTTCGTTGTTGCGAGTATGAACTATTTTGATTAAATCCACCTTGACTTTGTCCATTAGCTCCGCTATTTCCGCCAAGCATCTCCATATTTTCAACTACGATTGAATGCTTTGAACGGTTTTGTCCGTTATTGTCGGTCCATTGATCAAATTTTAATCTTCCTTCAACCAGAAGCTTGGAGCCTTTGCTTAAATATTGATTTGCTATCTCAGCTGATTTGCCAAAGAACGATATGTCAATAAAGCATGTCTCTTCACGTTTTTCGCCGTTAGTATTAAATTTTCTAGTAACAGCAATACCGGAATTTCCTATAGCAGATCCACTAGTAGTGTATCTTAGCTCGATATCTCTTGTTAAATTCCCAACCAGTACTACTTTATTGAACATTTTTTATCCTTGATTATTCTTCTGTAAAAGTTTGCTCGTCTACTTTTTCAACTCTTGGCTCACGCGGTGCTCTTGGCTCACGAGGCTCTTTTTTTATGGTTTGTTTGATACCTTTGCAAAGTCTTTCCCAGGCTGCGATTTCGCGTTTGTTTTCATATTTAACGCTTAAAAATCTTATGATATCTTCAGTGATCCTTACATTTCTCGTAAGCTCTGCAAGAAGTGCTGGTGGGGCTTTGTAATAGATAACAAAGTATGTTCCACGCTCGTATTTTTTGATGGTATAAGCTAGTTTTCTAGTACCCATCTCAACGACAGTAGCGATCTCGCCACCATTTTTTGTTATAACTTCTTTTACGAAGTCAACCTTAGCTTTAACTTCCTCTTCCGTTAATGTCGGCTTAAGAATAAATAAAAGCTCGTAATGTTTCATTTCTTCTCCTTATGGATATTTAGCTCACTTTGTGAGCAAGGATTTTGCTTTAAGCAAGGGTGGATTTTAGCTTAAAGTTACTTAATATTTGCTGTTGATATGAGATGTTGTAAATTTAAAATAGTTGATAATACAAAAATTTCTTTATCCATTTTTGTATTTGTTTTTAGCTCCAACTCGGCTAAATTTAGCGTTTTAAATATCTCTAAATAGGCGTTTAAATTTAGTTTTAAACTATTTGCTTTTAATAAATTTGCGACATTTACAGGCGGTTGATAACCAATTGCTTCATCTAAATTTAATCGGCCATTTATCTTTATATAAGAGTAAATTTTAAATAGTCTAAAAAATGCTTTGTAAAGCGAATTTAGAAGTAAAATTTCATTAAAATTTGGATCTTCTAGGTAGGTAAAAAAGTCGTTTTTTATATCTTTTAGAGCCATAAATTTGTTAAAAAAATCATCAAAATTTATCCCGCCAAGTCCAAAAACCAGCCTTTTTACATCATCTTGTTCGATGTGTGTGTTTAGGCTCTTTAGCTTTGTTAGCTCGCTTGCTGCAAGGTATAAATTTTCATTATGCGTAAAGTAAAGCTCATAAAGTGCGTTTTTGGTTATGTTTAGTCCTATTTTGGCTGAGTTTTTGGCTAGTAAATTTATCGCTTCATCTGGAGTTGATGGCTTAAAAAATCTCGCAAAATTTGTCCCAAAAGTCTTTTGTGTATCAAAAACTAGTTTCATATCGGATTCATAAAGTTCAAATAAAAAGTAATTATCTTGGCTTTTTGAGCAAAGTGAGATGAGCTCTTTTAGCTCTTTTGCTGGGATCTTTTTGTCGCTTTTTATATAAAGGATATTTTTGCCGCCAAAAAGCGACTGCTCGCTTAGGTGAGAGCTTGCTTGCGCGTAGTTGTACTCGTCAAAATAAAGGCTTAATAAATTTGCGTCTTCACTTGAATAAAAGCTTAAAATTTCCTTGCCAAAAAGCTCGATCTGAAACTCGTCCGCTCCAAAAAGCAAGAAGTAGTTGCTTAAATTTGCATTTGCTAAATTTAGCTCCAAATCTTTTCTATACATCGATCTTTCTTACCACTTTTGCAAAAATTTTAGCACTCGCGATGTCGGCCTCTGTGATCTTTACGACAAGCTTTTGAAGTAAATTTGCGCTGTATCCAGTTATAAAAATTCTAGCTCCAACAAAATGATCATCAAGCTTAGCGACCAAGACATTTTGGTTTTCGCTCACGTAGCAGCGCACCTCTTTGCCGATGTTTGCTGCTGCCCAGCGTGCAAATTTCCTATCCATAAAATCGTAGGCTACCTTGTCGGCTTCTCTTTCAAGTTCGCTTAAATTTGCGCAGGTACTTTGGATGTTTAAAAGCAAGAAGTTGTAAAGCTTTTCATCTTTTGAAATTTTAGCCTTTAAAAGCCTATGTAAAATAAGGTCAGAGTAGCGTCTAATAGGGCTTGTAAAGTGCGTGTATCTATCAAATCCAAGCCCAAAGTGGCCTAAATTTTCACTTGAGTACTCAGCTTTTTTTTGAGACTTGATGATGAGTTTATCTATTTCCTCGCGGTTGCCCAGTTCATCGGCTTTTATTTGGATCTTTCTTATCAAATTTGCAAGGTCACTCTCGTAGGTAAAGTCAAGCCCCAAAAGTTGCAAATCTTCAAGTAATGTATCTATCTTTTTAAAATCAGGCGAAGCGTGGTTTCTAAAAACGCCCTTTGAGATGAGCTTTGCGGCAGCTTTATTTGCTAAAAGCATGCAGTCCTCGACTAGTCTATGTGAGTCGGAGTCGCTTTCAAACCTAGTTTGTAAAATTTGACCCTCTTCATCAAGGCTCATTCTAAGCTCTTTTGTCCTAAAGTCAAATGCGTGCAAAAGCCTTTTTTTGCGAAGCTTTGTGGTGAGTTTAAAAAGTGGCTTGATCCATGAAATTTCACACTCTCTTTTGCCTTCTAAAATTTCATCGATCTCGTCGTAGTTAAAGCGCCTTTTTGAAAGGATGATCGCTTCAAAAAGCTCCTCTTTTTTTACCTCATTATTCGCATCAAGTGAAATTTTAAAACAAAATGCAAGGCGAGGCACGTTTGGTTTTAGCGAGCAGATATTTTCACTAAGCGCGCGTGGCAACATCGGTACTGAGATATGCGGAAAGTAGATAGAAAAGCCTCTTTTTTTGGCCTCGCTGTCAATAGCGCTATATGCGGTCACATACTCGCTTACATCAGCGATTGCAACGTAAATTTCGCGCTTTTTTTCATCAAAATATATGGCATCGTCAAAGTCTTTGGCGTCGACTGGATCGATCGTACAAAACTCTAAATTTCTTAGATCAACTCTGTTTGGATACATACTAGCATCGACTTCATCGCCAAAAGCCTTTGCCTCAAGCTCGCAAGCCTCGCTAAATTTATCGTTTTTATTATAAATAGCAAGCGAAATTTTCTCATCACTTAGCGGATCGTCTAAATTTCCTAAAACCTCAACTATCTCGTTGTTTAGGTTGTTTATCTTTAGTAGCGTCCCAAGAGGAAGCATCTTTAGGCTTTTTTGCGTCGCTTTTAAGGTAGTGCTTAGTCCAGTTTTTAAATTTACACCTAAAATAGCTGCCCCAAAGCGTTTTGTGTAGACCACGCTTGTCTCATTTGCAAGCTTTAGACTCATCACTATTTTAGCACTCTGGCGTTTTTTCTTAAGTGGCAAAAGCTTTGCTAACACGATGTCGCCAAGGTGTGAGTTGTTTAAATTTTTATTTTCAACGATGATGTCTTGCTTGAAGCGTTTATCAAATGGCATGATAAAGCCAGTTGCGTTTTGGCTGATGTCTAGCTTGCCGCAGACGTAGCCATTGTTTAGGTAAAATTTATCTTTATGGGAGCTTACGGCACCAAGATTTAAGAGATTTCGTAAAATCTCTTTATCTTCGTTTGAAACTTCTTTTTCCTTGATGCCAACTAGTAGTGATGTTAGAAATTCTTTCACAAATTATCTTTGACTTTAGCGACAGCCATTAAAAACGTATCATGTCCAAAGCCGTATTCGTCAAGAAGGGGTAGAGTATTTTGTATGCTTATATCATCAAGTTGATTAAAGATATTTACAGCCGTTTTTATCACTTTTAGGGCTTTTGCGTAATCTTTTATATGATCTGGTGCCTCTTCTGGATTATTTGAATAGAGTATTGAGCTACTAAGCTCTGTCTCAAGGTTCCATTGTTCAAAGATTTTAGCTGTAACTTCTTCATTTGACATATCTAAAATTTCTGTTTCAAATAGGGCAAGATCGATTGGACTAGATATATTTTTAAGTTTTTCTCTAAATTCGACGTCTTGCTTATTTTCGGCTAATTCGTGAGCAAGAACTATCTTGCCAATCTCAAGCATAAATGAAGCTGGAGATAGAATTTCTAGACTTTTAGGATTAACTTTAGAATGCCAATTGTACATCAGTGCATTTTGTATTATCGAGATATTTAAAAAATCTTGTGTAGTAATGCCATAAGGCTCTAAATTTATAGAAAAGCTCTTTTTAATCGTACTTGAAAGCGCAAAACCACGAATAGTAGCCATACCAAAAAGAGAAATAGCTCTTGCTATGGTTGTGATCTCTTGGGAAAACCCATAAAGTGGAGAGTTTGCTGAACGCAAGATATTTGCCGTTAGCATCGGATCCTTTTCGACCACTTTTGTAAGATCACTTATTGAGCTGTTTTCGTCCGCATGTAAGCGTTGAATTTGTATAACTGTGTCATCTAATGGTGGAAGTGCTTTGATTTTTTTAAAAACTGATTCATTCATTGAGTTATCTCTTTTTTTGAAATTTCAGCGTATTTTATCAAAATAAATTATCATAAAACTTAAAAAGAGTTTCTATATATTTCAGCCGAATTTTTGCTGGCTAAAGTTATAATTTTGCCAAATTTTAATAATAGGAGTAACAATGGCTATAAATGTTTATTATGATAAAGACTGCGATTTAAGCCTTATTCAAAGTAAAAAAGTAGCAATCATCGGCTTTGGCTCACAAGGTCATGCACATGCTGAAAATTTAAGAGATAACGGTGTAAGCGTTGTAATTGGCCTTTCAAAAGGTGGCAAAAGCTGGGCAAAAGCTGAAGCAAAAGGCTTTGAGGTAAAAACCGTAAGCGAAGCTACAAAGGGTGCTGATGTGATTATGATTTTAACTCCAGATGAGCTTCAAGCTGAAATTTATAAAAATGAGATCGAGCCAAATTTAAAAGATCACGCTGCTATCGCGTTTGGGCATGGATTTAATGTTCATTTTGGCCAGATAAAAGCTCCAGCAAATATAGATGTCATCATGATCGCTCCAAAAGCCCCAGGTCACACAGTTAGAAGCGAATTTTTAAGAGGTGGCGGCATACCTGATCTTATCGCTGTTGAGCAAAATGCAAGTGGAAAGGCTAAAGAGATCGCTCTAAGCTATGCTTGCGGTATAGGCGGCGGTAGAACTGGCATCATCGAGACAACATTTAAAGATGAAACTGAAACAGATTTATTTGGCGAGCAAGCTGTGCTTTGCGGTGGTCTTTGCGCACTTGTAAATGCTGGATTTGATACGCTTGTAGAGGCTGGATATGAGCCTGAGATGGCGTATTTTGAGTGCTTACACGAACTAAAACTAATCGTTGATCTAATGTATCAAGGCGGCATGGCTGATATGCGCTACTCTATCTCAAACACAGCTGAATATGGCGACTACGTAAGTGGGGTAAGAGTAGTTGGCGAAGAGAGCAGAAAAGCTATGAAAGAAGTTTTAAGAGAAATTCAAAATGGTAAATTTGCAAAAGACTTCATCCTAGAGAGAAAAGCAGGATATGTTAGAATGAACGCTGAGCGCGGTATAGCTGAGAGAAGCTTGCTAAATAAAACTGGCAAAAAACTTCGCGCAATGATGCCTTGGATAACTAACGGCAAACTTATAGATCAAAGCAAAAACTAAGCCTTGAGCGAAAAAAAGACCACAAAGAAGCGTCCTGCAAAAAAGAGTGCGGGTCGCTCTCATAATAAAATTTTCCTTGGTATCGGCATCATTGCTGCTATTTTGATAGTGGCACTTATCGCAGCTTTAAGTATCAAAAATAAAGACGTGGAGCAGATAAGCAAAGCAGATGAGACAAAAACCGAGAAGCAAATTTCAAAAAAGGCTGAGACAAAGGTCGCCAGCAAAGATAAAAAACAAGAGTATGAGAAGAGAAAATACCCTCTAAAATTTGATGAAGATGAAAATTTAAGTAAAATTTTTACCGATCCTAAACATAAAAGCGAGCTTGCTCTAAAGCCAAAAACTGAGCCAAAAGAGCAAAAAAAGATAGCTGAAGTAAAGAGTGAAGCCAAAAAAGAAGAGATAAAAAAAGAGCAAAACGATACTAAAAATTTACTCGCAAGTTATAAAAATACAGAACCTAGCGTAATAGAAAATGAACAAAAGATAGAGCCATTTTATAACTCAAAAATAGAACAAAAAACCGAGCTAAAATCTCAAAATTTTGAAGTAAAAGTCGATCAAAATAAAAGTACTGAAATAGAAAAAAAAGAGAAAATTAAAAGCGAGGATACAAAAGTCGAGCCAGCTAAAAAAGCTGAAAATTTAACTACCAAAAAGATAGAAAAAACAAAATACGAAGAAAAAAATATAAAAAAAGATAGCTTTGAAGCGGTACCTTTTACGCTAAACGCCAGTATAAAAGGGCGCGCAAAGCTCGTTATCATAATAGACGATGTGGCGACATTTGAACATGCAAGCATGATAAAATCGCTTGGCTTAAAAATTACGCCGTCTATTTTTCCAGCGACAAAGACTCATCCAGATACGCCAAATATCGCAAGAACATTTGAGTTTTATATGATACATCTTCCGATGCAAGCAAAACACTTTGATAGCCCAGAGATAGGAACTCTCACGATCAACGAGAGTTTTGAGAGCATGCATGAAAAGATAAAAAAGATACGCAAAGATTTCCCACGTGCAAAATACACAAACAACCACACAGGATCGCGCTTTACAAGCGATTTTAATGCTATGGATAAGGCTTATAGGGCGCTGATAGAGCAGGGCTTTGTCTTTGTTGATAGCAAAACTATCGCCCAAACCGCAGTAGCAAGAGCTGCAAAAAAACATAATCAGCCATACATTTCAAGAGATATATTTTTAGACGACGATCCATCGGCTAGTGCTGTTAGACGTGAGCTTGTGGCTGCTGTAAATTTGGCTAAAAAAAGAGGCTATGCGATCGCCATCGGGCATCCAAAGAAAAATACGATCACAGTGATAAAAGAGAGCAAAAATAATCTTTTAAAAGATGTTGATGTGGTTTATCTAAAAGATATTTTATGAGACTCGACTTTATCCCAGAGCCGTTAAAAAGACTAAAAAATCCACCAAAACAGCTAAATTTTATCGGAGATACTTCACTTTTATCCTTACCAAAGATCGCAGTTGTTGGCTCAAGA is a window encoding:
- the rpsR gene encoding 30S ribosomal protein S18, producing the protein MAEKRKYSRKYCKFTEAKIDFIDYKDTSLLKYCLSERFKIMPRRLTGTSKRHQEMVEKAIKRARHAAIIPYIVDRKDVVSNPFDGL
- a CDS encoding single-stranded DNA-binding protein is translated as MFNKVVLVGNLTRDIELRYTTSGSAIGNSGIAVTRKFNTNGEKREETCFIDISFFGKSAEIANQYLSKGSKLLVEGRLKFDQWTDNNGQNRSKHSIVVENMEMLGGNSGANGQSQGGFNQNSSYSQQRNNGSTNSYGNGGYQNSAPQRQQMQPQNKKVQEEYYEEKIPDINIDADNFDGDNEIPF
- the rpsF gene encoding 30S ribosomal protein S6, coding for MKHYELLFILKPTLTEEEVKAKVDFVKEVITKNGGEIATVVEMGTRKLAYTIKKYERGTYFVIYYKAPPALLAELTRNVRITEDIIRFLSVKYENKREIAAWERLCKGIKQTIKKEPREPRAPREPRVEKVDEQTFTEE
- the holA gene encoding DNA polymerase III subunit delta, which translates into the protein MYRKDLELNLANANLSNYFLLFGADEFQIELFGKEILSFYSSEDANLLSLYFDEYNYAQASSHLSEQSLFGGKNILYIKSDKKIPAKELKELISLCSKSQDNYFLFELYESDMKLVFDTQKTFGTNFARFFKPSTPDEAINLLAKNSAKIGLNITKNALYELYFTHNENLYLAASELTKLKSLNTHIEQDDVKRLVFGLGGINFDDFFNKFMALKDIKNDFFTYLEDPNFNEILLLNSLYKAFFRLFKIYSYIKINGRLNLDEAIGYQPPVNVANLLKANSLKLNLNAYLEIFKTLNLAELELKTNTKMDKEIFVLSTILNLQHLISTANIK
- a CDS encoding RNB domain-containing ribonuclease, whose translation is MKEFLTSLLVGIKEKEVSNEDKEILRNLLNLGAVSSHKDKFYLNNGYVCGKLDISQNATGFIMPFDKRFKQDIIVENKNLNNSHLGDIVLAKLLPLKKKRQSAKIVMSLKLANETSVVYTKRFGAAILGVNLKTGLSTTLKATQKSLKMLPLGTLLKINNLNNEIVEVLGNLDDPLSDEKISLAIYNKNDKFSEACELEAKAFGDEVDASMYPNRVDLRNLEFCTIDPVDAKDFDDAIYFDEKKREIYVAIADVSEYVTAYSAIDSEAKKRGFSIYFPHISVPMLPRALSENICSLKPNVPRLAFCFKISLDANNEVKKEELFEAIILSKRRFNYDEIDEILEGKRECEISWIKPLFKLTTKLRKKRLLHAFDFRTKELRMSLDEEGQILQTRFESDSDSHRLVEDCMLLANKAAAKLISKGVFRNHASPDFKKIDTLLEDLQLLGLDFTYESDLANLIRKIQIKADELGNREEIDKLIIKSQKKAEYSSENLGHFGLGFDRYTHFTSPIRRYSDLILHRLLKAKISKDEKLYNFLLLNIQSTCANLSELEREADKVAYDFMDRKFARWAAANIGKEVRCYVSENQNVLVAKLDDHFVGARIFITGYSANLLQKLVVKITEADIASAKIFAKVVRKIDV
- a CDS encoding HDOD domain-containing protein — its product is MNESVFKKIKALPPLDDTVIQIQRLHADENSSISDLTKVVEKDPMLTANILRSANSPLYGFSQEITTIARAISLFGMATIRGFALSSTIKKSFSINLEPYGITTQDFLNISIIQNALMYNWHSKVNPKSLEILSPASFMLEIGKIVLAHELAENKQDVEFREKLKNISSPIDLALFETEILDMSNEEVTAKIFEQWNLETELSSSILYSNNPEEAPDHIKDYAKALKVIKTAVNIFNQLDDISIQNTLPLLDEYGFGHDTFLMAVAKVKDNL
- the ilvC gene encoding ketol-acid reductoisomerase — translated: MAINVYYDKDCDLSLIQSKKVAIIGFGSQGHAHAENLRDNGVSVVIGLSKGGKSWAKAEAKGFEVKTVSEATKGADVIMILTPDELQAEIYKNEIEPNLKDHAAIAFGHGFNVHFGQIKAPANIDVIMIAPKAPGHTVRSEFLRGGGIPDLIAVEQNASGKAKEIALSYACGIGGGRTGIIETTFKDETETDLFGEQAVLCGGLCALVNAGFDTLVEAGYEPEMAYFECLHELKLIVDLMYQGGMADMRYSISNTAEYGDYVSGVRVVGEESRKAMKEVLREIQNGKFAKDFILERKAGYVRMNAERGIAERSLLNKTGKKLRAMMPWITNGKLIDQSKN
- a CDS encoding divergent polysaccharide deacetylase family protein; translated protein: MSEKKTTKKRPAKKSAGRSHNKIFLGIGIIAAILIVALIAALSIKNKDVEQISKADETKTEKQISKKAETKVASKDKKQEYEKRKYPLKFDEDENLSKIFTDPKHKSELALKPKTEPKEQKKIAEVKSEAKKEEIKKEQNDTKNLLASYKNTEPSVIENEQKIEPFYNSKIEQKTELKSQNFEVKVDQNKSTEIEKKEKIKSEDTKVEPAKKAENLTTKKIEKTKYEEKNIKKDSFEAVPFTLNASIKGRAKLVIIIDDVATFEHASMIKSLGLKITPSIFPATKTHPDTPNIARTFEFYMIHLPMQAKHFDSPEIGTLTINESFESMHEKIKKIRKDFPRAKYTNNHTGSRFTSDFNAMDKAYRALIEQGFVFVDSKTIAQTAVARAAKKHNQPYISRDIFLDDDPSASAVRRELVAAVNLAKKRGYAIAIGHPKKNTITVIKESKNNLLKDVDVVYLKDIL